GTGCCAAGAGCAGGGAGTGGCTGAAGAAGCAGATCCCGCCCTTCAGAATCGGAGGACATGAGCTTGCCGCCGAAGAGAGAAGCCTTACCGGCTATGTTGCCTGGGCCAAGGAACCGAAGATCATCGCCAATGTCACTGACGAACTGCAATCCGATGGTTTCCACCGCTCTATGAGCGACCTGATCAAGAGCGAGATCGCCGTGCCGATCATCACCGACGACGAGGTCATTGCCGTAATCTGCCTCAACTCGATGTCACCCGGCTACTTCTCCGAAGAACACAAAAGAATTCTCCAGTTGATCGACCGCCTTACGGCGCGCCACATCGCCGACATCCAGCGGATTGAATCGCTGCAGAGTGAGGTGCAGCGGCTTCAGACCGATGTTGCCTACAAAGACCCGCAGATATCGTCCTACCGCCTCGGTAACATCATCGGCATCAGCCGCAAGGCCCAGGAGATTGTAGATTTCATCAACACCGTGTCTGAGCCGATCTTCAACCGGATCTCCCTGTGGAGCAAAAATGTGCTGCAGGAAGCGACCATCGGCCTTCCGTCAATCCTGGTTACCGGCCAGACCGGCGCCGGCAAGGAGTTCTTCTTCAACAACCTCTACAACAAGCTCAACGAGATGTACCGCCGTGAGATCAACTCCAATGGCGAACTCGTCGTAAAAAAGACCAATATCGCGGCCTACAGCGGCGAACTGACCTACTCCGAGCTGTTTGGTCACAAGAAAGGGGCATTTACCGGGGCATACAGTGACCGGCGCGGCATCCTCGAAGAGGCCCAGGGGGGAATCGTCTTTCTCGATGAAATCGGCGACGCCGACCCCAAAACCCAGGTGCAGTTGTTGCGGTTCCTCGACAACGGCGGTTTTTTCCGGCTCGGCGAAAGCCAGGAACGCTACAGCCGGGTCCTGCTGGTTGCTGCCACCAACCGCAACCTGATGGAGGAGATTGAAAAGGGGAACTTCCGTGAAGACCTGTACCATCGGCTGTCAGAGCTCTCGGTTAGGGTGCCGTCGCTCAATGAACGACGCGAGGACATCCCCGACCTGTCCATTCACTTCCTCGGCAAACTGTACCGGACCTACCGCGACCGGAGCGACCCGGAACTCCATCCGCCGACCCTCTCCACCGAGGCCAAGCAGCTGCTCATGGGGCACACCTACAAGGGGAACATCAGGGAATTGAGAAGCATCCTGCTGCGAGCGCTGTTCTTCCGCACCGGCAACAGCGTCACCGGTGACGACATCCGCCGCGCCATCCGTGACGGCATGCACGAAATAACCGTCACCGCCAGCCAAACCCTGAACGAGCAGGTAGCGGACGAACTGCTGGCTGAGATCGAAAAAGGCAAGAATTTCTGGGAGGCGGTCTACGAGCCTTACTCAAAAAGCCTGATTTCCCGCGATGTCGTCAGACTGGTAATCGAACGAAGCCGCAACATCGCCGGCAAGCAAATGCCCCAGATCGCCCGCCACCTGAAAGCGATCAGCGGTGACAGCGCCATGAGCGACGAAGAAAAGCGCAAACTGTTCAAATTCAAGAATTTTCTCTATAAGACAGTGAAGATTTGAGCTAGACGGCTAGTCCCTCGGCAACTTGCAATCAAAAGTTTTAGGCCTTTGAAATCTTACCGAGAGCAAAACTGCCCGAAAATTATGCAGCGCAGAAACTGGCAAGAATTACCCGAAAGATATCACCCTGACACCCCTACTTTTAGACGGGAGAATTTGCATACACTTTCTCTAATATCCTCTGCAAATCAAATGGTTGTCAATTATCCGCCTATTAATGAGCCTTCATTTTACGGCCCATTTTATGGGCAATTTGCACAACTAGTTGAAACGATGATTCAATGATTGACCGTCAACAATTTTATCAATAAGTTTTCAACAGCCGTCTGTGCAAAACCAAAATCACCAATAAAATAATCGTTAAATGTCAGCATGATACACATTATCCATATGTGGACAACTACGAGATTTCAATACGTTATGCTCAAAAAGCCATGACAAGATTTTGACGATTACCGCGCTTTCAGCCGCTTCCCGGCAATCCTTGCCTTGATCGTTTTGGCATAATCATCATTCGGCGACATCTTCAGGTAGTCGTCAATCCAGCGCGCTGCCTCATCCAGATTGCCAATACCCTCATAGGCCACGGCAACGGCAAGCTTCCAGTTGGGCATCTTGGCCGCATGACCTTCTCGGGAAATAGTGGCAAGGGCGTAGATGTTCCGGTATCCCCGGAACTTGGGAATCCCCAGGCGCTTGATCAGGTCGGCGTTCTTCGGGATATCCCGGATAAAGATCAGCGCTTCAGGGTCTTCATAGATCAAGGCCCACTGCTCATCTTCCAGCAAGGCGGCGGCTAGCTTGATCAATGTCCCGGAGACCTTGTCGCAACCGGGGATCATGACCATGTCGATGTTGAAATAGTGCAGCCCCAGCAGGTAGTTTTTCGCCTCAAAGGGGTTATCGACAATAACCCGGTAGGAATCGAAGAGCTTACCGTACAGCCCTCTGCCGTCAACAAAGACCTTGATCTCCGGAGAAACCCGCCAGATGAGATAACCACCGGCATTGTAATCGTTAAAAAGGTTGCCTTTGAGGTGATTGACCAGCATGAAATCCGCGGCCTTCTCGAACGGGCTCAGGAACAGCTGGTCGGAATCGAGGGCACTGTTTTTCATGCCGGCAGCGGCAAATTTGACGGACGACAGGGCAACGACAACCAGCAACAGGGCGGTGACAGCAGGCATCGGAATGCGGAGCTTATCCCGGCCAAACCTTTCCCAGAATCCTTTCAGGTTCAAGGTGGCAATGAACGAGGCAATCAGGGTGAAAAAAATGATGAAGCGAATGGAACTCAGCCCCATCAGAAACACCATGACATACAGCAGATAGTGTTCCGCCTTGAAGCGGCGCAGATTGCTGAAGTTCAGAGCAAATGACAGCAGTGACAGCACAAAAATCGTGGTGAAATACGGGAGCCCCCGGACAATGCCGGGGATGCTGGCATGCTGGAAAATCGACTGCAGTTCGTTAATCGATTCGGCAACGCTCTTGATGCTCTGCAGGCTCTCGATATTCAGGTAGGAAACCAGGGTCGCCACAAAGGGGACGCTGACTACCGCCTTGAAGCCGTTGGGGTTCACCCCGCTCACCAGAACCGCAGCAATCGAAACGAGATAGAACTGCCGGGAACCGGTTCGGGACACCAGGCTGCCAATGCAATAGAGGATGATCATGACGTCCCCGAGGACAAAACCACCGTGCAGGTTGGCCCAGACCAGCATCAGCAAAGGGGTTGCATAGCATGACCAGCGTTTCCCTTTCTTGAGCGCCTCAAGCAGCATGATAATGACAACGGAAAAGAGGCTCGACCACATCTGTGGCTTGGTACCGATATAGTTGAATTCCCCGACCACCACCATGACAGAGATATAAACCAGTATCAGGGCCAGGGTCCTGTTGACCCCTTCATTGATCATCAAGCGGTAGCAGGTGTAAAACATCAGGGTGAAAACTAGGGAAGAGAGGAGGATGATCCCCTTGAAACCGGCAAGCAGGTAGGCCCCGTAAAACACCAGCTGGGCCAGCCAGTACTGCTTGAGGATGAAATCCCGGCTGAGCGACACCTCTTTTAAATTTGAATCAATGGTAAACGGGTCGCCGTGAATCAAGGCGCCGTTGGTCCACATCCATTTTCCCGAAGCGAGGTGCCACCAGAAATCCGGGTCGGAAACCGGGACGGTCAACGAATAAAACAGGGCCGAGAAGAAAACCAAGGCCAGGATCTTCTGGATAAGTTCGTATTTGTTATTGGTCATATCAAGCATGTTTGGCTCACCTTTATGCAAAAATCAAAGGCCATCGGAACCCCAATGGCCTGTAAAGCAAATATTGGATGCTGTTTTCAGGAACGTTTGCGAAGAAAGGCAAGGAATTCGTCCTTGCTCAGGCTCTTTTTCCTTACCAGGTGGTCGATTTCGCGGCTCATGGCACAGCGCTCGCC
This window of the Geoanaerobacter pelophilus genome carries:
- a CDS encoding GPMC system transcriptional regulator, coding for MPSSRTRLNAIRDKILRFGKENLEEILHALSDGVSLISGKQRVRVYLEDLTRGALTCFHASGPFAEDIRKNPFPIISADAVVSSVFVSRYPAEFRRGGQNDLPLDHELAIKCEIVSSTLLPITSNNKSIGVVCIDHDAPSHPVATAARDMLSEFIAAVADNIDHARIYHQQLLLARKVEEVKRREAAAFMVKSAVRLLDRLTLASVLVPVEQPGGAKMLEVLASYSEDSDLKSKYDQLGAIALERGKSLISRYIDDRAVISDERLLHPLFIPDLAGQALQKRALTEEMALRSLYVVPRYNLQTREVICLVNYFAKDLYRFSEFEMGLLQTHAEMVERVIHEIGGEHLEIRVLAEISELLQERNEELHPFLSKVLSKATELIGADTGSIAMVKEIEGEKWLVVEDGNGAVIGAKSREWLKKQIPPFRIGGHELAAEERSLTGYVAWAKEPKIIANVTDELQSDGFHRSMSDLIKSEIAVPIITDDEVIAVICLNSMSPGYFSEEHKRILQLIDRLTARHIADIQRIESLQSEVQRLQTDVAYKDPQISSYRLGNIIGISRKAQEIVDFINTVSEPIFNRISLWSKNVLQEATIGLPSILVTGQTGAGKEFFFNNLYNKLNEMYRREINSNGELVVKKTNIAAYSGELTYSELFGHKKGAFTGAYSDRRGILEEAQGGIVFLDEIGDADPKTQVQLLRFLDNGGFFRLGESQERYSRVLLVAATNRNLMEEIEKGNFREDLYHRLSELSVRVPSLNERREDIPDLSIHFLGKLYRTYRDRSDPELHPPTLSTEAKQLLMGHTYKGNIRELRSILLRALFFRTGNSVTGDDIRRAIRDGMHEITVTASQTLNEQVADELLAEIEKGKNFWEAVYEPYSKSLISRDVVRLVIERSRNIAGKQMPQIARHLKAISGDSAMSDEEKRKLFKFKNFLYKTVKI